The following DNA comes from Alnus glutinosa chromosome 6, dhAlnGlut1.1, whole genome shotgun sequence.
TTGCTTTAAACAATCAcgaaattaaaaattgaaaaaaactagTTTTGGGGAAATAGTTTTACTATAGCAAAATGGTTTCATTACCCGGTTGAGTTCATATAGGAGAAGATTTCAGCAGCATCCTTTGAACTGATCACAGTTGCTGGAAATGCACCATAAGTAGTTGCTACTGCGTTTAATTTGTCATCAATCACAGCCATACCAACTCCTCCAACAGCCTTTACTACATCTATCTTGTCTTTCACAGAGTATCCAGAATCATCATCATTATTACAGAGTACAATTTTTCCCTTGATCAGGTCCCCATCCATTGAATCTGGGTCGCAATTTCTGAACATGATCTCAAGCGTTTTAAATGTAATGGCAAATTGtataagctaaaaaaaaaaaaaaaaggaaaaagaaagaaaaaaaaagtgtttaattCACATATTTTAATCTGAATATTATTACAAAAAGATATTTAGCTTTGTCCTTATTTGTTGACCCTGGGttctttttatctatttttctgTTCCATCtccttttaaaatattaattaaataattaaatgacataaatagttatttaacatgatattagaaaTGAGCTTTAGGTTCTAATCTTAACTCtataatttatttgttattttaattaatatagtcCATATATTGTGATGGATATTTGGAAGATTTGCACACACATCATGTTAAATTTCCCTGTACCTTGCTTCAACTTCGTTGGCACCACTTTTCTTGGCATACTTTGCGTATATCAACGGATATACAGGAGACTTTTCGAGTGGGGAGAAATTTATGCCTTCACCCTGCACTccatgaaaggaaaaaaaaagcttaattgttttctgataaaataatttcgtcttatagtcttttttttaaacaaaaaaaaaaaattatagaattctTATCTAAAATATGGAGAAAGTTTATATGTCCTTAAAACATGtaattttcacatatttttttatgaatgcatgtgagaatcacatgttctgtttattctattaaaaatacacgtgAAAATCACGTGCGCTAAAGACATTTATCGATTTAATATATTCTCTTGTAAGAATTTTCTACAacctcccctttttttttttttaaataaaactttattcctataatattgtcaatcaaaaaatattaatgcaaaattattattattaatattataccTTAATCACTTTGTTTCCGCCCAATACCACATTAGATTGAAAATCCCTGTCAATGGTTGACGCAGCAACTGTCAAAATCCAAGGTGCAACATTCACAACAGAACTCGAGGATGGGCCATCATTTCCTGCAGAGCAAACCACGACGATCCCATGGTCCACCGCGTGAAACGATCCAATCGCAATCGGATCGCTTTCCAGTCCGATCTCCAGTACTGAAGGTGCACCAAGTGATAACGATAAAACATCGACACCGTCCGCGATCGCATCATCGAACGCTGATAAAATAGAGGACCCACGACAACCGCTCCATGAGCATACCCTGTAGACGGCGATCCGTGAACCTGTGGACCCACCCTTGGCAGTCCCAGCTGCTAGTCCGTAGTAGGATGCACTGGCTACTGTGCCCCCTGCTGCGGTTGATGCCACATGTGTGCCATGGCCAATCGTATCACGGGGAGTATGCAACTTTGAGATGGCAATATCGGATTGATTGTAAAATCTAGCTCCAATCAGCTTCCTACgtaacaaaaatttgaaatttttaaaaacactgttaagcatttttttcattagagatttttttttttccttctttctttttgggattGATCATGTGActttgtgtaatatatatacCAAGAGTAGATGGACTGCCGGAGCGTTACCTATTACAATTAGAGGAGCTGAAATCATCGGCTTCCATGCAGGTTCCCTTCCACCGTGACGGAATTGGACCCATATCCTTGTCGCTAAAACTCTCTGACTCCGGCCAAATTCCTATATTGCATTCACGTTAAACTACAACTAAATTAGAGTACTATTTGATGGACATGGACAACATAAATAGTAAATGATATACAATTCTGCAATATAGTTGTATTAAAACGATCCGGATCCCCGGCAATATATTTGTTGCATAAATTGTTAGTAATTGTGAAAGAACTCTGTGGGACGCACTCGCTCGAGCAAAGGGGCGGGCTGCTAAGACATGTTCGGACATGTGAGTTCTATAAAGACTCTTTCACATTTAATGTCCAAATTGCTAACATTCATAACAACAAAATTACTGAAAATCTCTGTCCGTATTCCAGTACACAAAGCAAAACTGATTTACGTACCCGTATCCAAGATGCCAATTATTGTGTCTGAATCAAGAGATGAGGACCCGGAGTCAGGATTAGGCTGGGAATCAATCTCTAAAGCAGTTTGATACTTCAAGAAATCCCAAGAACGGGTGGTGTGGAGCTCCAACAGAGGATCTGGAAAAACAGATACAACTCCTGGTTTCTGAGCAATTGAACGGGCATCCTCCTCTGACATCCTTGCTGCAAACCCTG
Coding sequences within:
- the LOC133870350 gene encoding CO(2)-response secreted protease-like encodes the protein MKGNTVFLFFCAVFLVWLLEESRAAQAGNDYGVYIVYMGAAASRNGSLRDDHVQLMNSVLKKRKENALVHTYRHGFSGFAARMSEEDARSIAQKPGVVSVFPDPLLELHTTRSWDFLKYQTALEIDSQPNPDSGSSSLDSDTIIGILDTGIWPESESFSDKDMGPIPSRWKGTCMEADDFSSSNCNRKLIGARFYNQSDIAISKLHTPRDTIGHGTHVASTAAGGTVASASYYGLAAGTAKGGSTGSRIAVYRVCSWSGCRGSSILSAFDDAIADGVDVLSLSLGAPSVLEIGLESDPIAIGSFHAVDHGIVVVCSAGNDGPSSSSVVNVAPWILTVAASTIDRDFQSNVVLGGNKVIKGEGINFSPLEKSPVYPLIYAKYAKKSGANEVEARNCDPDSMDGDLIKGKIVLCNNDDDSGYSVKDKIDVVKAVGGVGMAVIDDKLNAVATTYGAFPATVISSKDAAEIFSYMNSTGNPVATILPTVSVTKYTPAPVVAYFSSRGPSYYTRNLLKPDISAPGVDILAAWIANDTSEAPQGKEPPLFNVLSGTSMACPHVSGIAAIVKSRNPTWSASAIRSAIMTTATQTNNLKAPITTDSGSIATPYDYGAGEVTTSGPLQPGLVYETSTIDYLNYLCYSGRSISAIKGIVKIVPEGFACPKDSNSDYISNINYPSIAISKFNGNESKNVSRTVTNVAGDGDGAYTVGVDAPSAVNVKVIPDKLQFTKNNEKLSYQVIFSSSSETQLKEDVFGSITWTNGKYKVRSPFVLSSKGSDE